From the genome of Polypterus senegalus isolate Bchr_013 chromosome 8, ASM1683550v1, whole genome shotgun sequence:
ctatctatcgtcctTGAGTGAACGCTGACCAGTTACACAAATTGATTGAAATGGCCACTGTTTTAGTAAAACCTAATTATTATCAATTTTCTACTAACTCTTTTAGCTGTTCATGTGGACCCTCTTCTTGATTGTGGACAAAAATCAATTTTATGAATTCCAATCATTTCCACGGCaatatggtaaatggtaaatggcctgtatttgatatagcgcctactagagttcaagaacccccctaggcgcttcacaacacaacagtcattcacccattcacacgctggtgatgataagctacttttgtagccacagctgcccttgGGCGCACTGACAGAGGTGAGGCTGctgaacactggcgccaccaatccttccgaccaccaccagcaggcaaggtaggttaagtgtcttgcccaaggacacaacagctgcattctcatgccgggagacTCCATGTCCAATATAACAAATGGAGCAGAAACAAAGCAGAACATGGAGCACATATGCTACAAGGAAGTGACaggcatacagtatatgctatctCAGTGGggtaatcttcttctataatacgctactgtggctgttcgtttgtctgtcccggattttaaatcacctgtagcttgcaaaccgtgtgatctattgacctgaaatttggtacacatatactacgtgacgtctactatccgctttcggtgtgatgatttttattactctttttatttttatattgttttattgtagaatcaactctcagcatcacgcagcagggcggtgcatacatacgggcgctgttctcattccctaccactttcGCAATCAGttccccttcctcttcatatctttaatcattcttgatgcagattgaagacttatgtgccagtttaagtgaaaaattaagaaaaaatgtactaagtaattacaacacaaaaactaacttaatcagttttaacgtggaaagatgcagacgaaagaagagaagcagctggccggtagggtggaaaaaagaagagctgctcaggaagcaagaAGCACATCAACcgctgagcaaacgaatgctaaacatacagagaaagagggttAAAACTATgagtgctcaagtcaagtgtattcactgcactttatcgtgcagtacgccattactggtaaacAGATATTTGCAAACTTGTAAAGGGGAATTTGtgcacagacattaggaagtttttctttacacagaaatccacagacacttggaacaaactaccaagcagTGCAGTAGACAGTGAGGCTTTAGGGACCTACATgctggacttgatgttattttagaagaattaagtggataggactggtgagctttcttAGGCTAATGGGCTGttttcgtctagattgttctaatgttctcgtAAGTCATATAGTGTGTATCTGTGCTCTGTGTATGTGGATGGTACTAGGTCCCTGTTACTCACCGGTTGGAGTTTAAATGTTTTCCCTTAGTTGCTTTTCCAGGTAGTTTTCTCCCATCTTCCAAATACGTGTTTGTCAGTTTAATTAGAGTGAGTCTGAATGTGTGCAGGAAAGTGCTCTGTGATACTCTGACATCTCAACTAGGTTTATAGCCTTGCTAAACCTGATGCTGCAGGTTAGGAAATCAGCTCCCATAATGCTGAATTGGACAAGCGGCTAGAGACTGTGGTGCAATGGAGCTTGCTTGTTTTGACACAGCTGATGAAGGCttaaaatttgtgttttgtttcatcaTTCAATGCGAAATTAactattccttttctttttcaggtgAACTCCCTATTCCCCTCTAAATTTTAGTCCATTACAGGATGTTGTTGTGCCTAAATATTGGTGTGCAAGTACTAAAGCATGAATGGAGTAGTCATAAACGGAGTAGTCTAGTGTAGAGAACATTCACACACACCTCCATAACCCACTTGGACAGCACAAGCTTAGCAGTTAAGATAATTTGTACTCTTGTGGTATGTGTAGGGAATTTAGAAAGCAGACTGAAAACATTTGCAGAAGTTGCCCTGGGCAGTAATCAAACCTCAGTCCCTATTATGTGTTacctaaatattaaaaatgttgacAAGACAATAAACATTAACTAAATCTGTGGCTCTTAACTTGtttcaatgtattaaaaaataaaaactgacaaagGGTTGTCATAAATCTTACTTTTTGTATCAATTTCTCCATTCCAGTCTTCAGTTCATGAAGCATGTTACTCATTTCCAGAACTTTGCTGCTGCTGAAGTTTGTAAACTCCTTATTATGTGCAATATTTTGGTAGAACTGTAGGAGGGGGTCTATCCAAGCAACCAGAAGCTGCAGTATCACTTGCATTAGTTCTTCTCCCTGAAAAGTGATAGCATAATGTAAATGCAGTCAAAAGATACAATGTGATTATTCCATGTTTGCTTTGAAATCAGCGGCCTGTCACAGGCACTACTATGATTAAAAAACTATCCAAAAGACAATGATCAACCACTTACTGCAGCCCTCAGAGCATTATCCTTGTTGTTGGGAGTTGAAATCTTAGCTGTAGGACAATTTTGGGTGGCACTGCCTATGTGATTTTTGCTTGGTAGAAAGTATTTTTCCTTCATCAGGTAGATGGTGAGGATGAGAGAGGGTAAAGTAGAATAcgagaaaataaagcaaaaaagagaATGATAAAGATTTTAAGTGCCccagggaggagaggaaaacaacatACCAAGAAGAAAAGGGGACATGTtaagcaaagaaagagaaaacacagAACGAGTCAGAAAGATGGATGTGTAAGTAGCCATAAAGACAGAagaagtttaattttgttttatgacTGAGGAAAAGTTACAAAAATCAAGCTTagagtgttttttaaatgttagggggaaaaaaagactggagaaaagtgacaacaggtacatATTCTATATTCTGAATTGTACAAATATattgatgttttaaaatattatacatatttaatatttcttaCATATTTCCCTTCTATTACTTTATAAATTAATGAAGAAAAGCTGGTTTGCTAACTTAAATGAAGGAATCACAAAATGAATTAACTAGGAATTCATGCAACACACTGCAATGAGTATGTATCAGTTATAAATGCAGAGTCACTGTGCTCAGAATATTTCATCAATGCATCTTATACAATTATGTTAATACTCACAACATAAACATCTTCTCAGTTCTTCATAGGCAATCTcgctaaaaaatgaacaaagagcaTTTGTATAACTTACAAACTCAGAGTAGAGGTCGCTTGACAGATTATGCATTCTGCGGGAGTACTGGATGACTCTGTTAAAGAGGTCCGagacagaaataaaatgacaTCCTGAATCTCCATGCACACAGAGAGGTGCTGAAAAGACTTTGAACTCTACATTCAAGCACATCAGAGCCAGCAACAACACAGGggctgaaagaaagagagagaaagagaggctgTAAGAAATTCAACAAAAAATGCAACTTTCTGAAAGTCATCGACTCCTTCCTGGGGATAATTGTACCTCTTCTCATTGTGTTAAGCTTTGCTGAGTCCCTCTTGCTAGTTAGGATACTAGAGTGCTATTTATAAGCACAGACTTCTGAGCAAGCAAGTCTCTCAGACATCTAGGATGAGTACAACCATTAAAAAAGCAGGACATTAAAGTATGCACGTGCTACCCTTCGTCATTTTCTCTCACGAATTTGGTCATGATTTGCGTCACATTCATAAGCCCAGAGCAGTCTCCACTAAGTCAGGCGTAATATTATGCAGTCAGCAAAAAATTGTGAGCTGCAAATTTAAGGATGTAGAAGAATGCAGTAAGAAAAAGTTCTGTGCCAAGTAACTCACCAGTCATTTCAACTTTATTTCAAGGAACACATCAGTGACATTAGCCAGCATGGAAGTGGGTGACGTGAGCTTACAGTGTTGTTAGGCACGCACATTCAGCAAAGAAGAATTAGTAAGAGTGTCCATAGAGAATCATATGCCTAACATAACAAGAGGAATGACGGGTACTGTGCACAAACAGCTGTGATGATCTTCAGTCAGACTGACGATTTTTGGCAATGTATTGCTAACACTGTTGCTACAGTGTTATGACCATATAGCTTTGGGAACTgtacttttataaattaaaaaaaaaaaactctaattgATGTGTTTGTACCAGGACCACCTAGTTAGTGATGCTgaaaaaatcaattattttgaataatcaccatgaccctgtgttagaatacagtgggttagagaatgactgactgattcattgattaaatttaaaggaattaattagtgtaagtttttgctttttcttctatATTAGGGAAAGTATTTCTTGAATTTCCTCACACTGAAAAATATTAGTGTCCCACCTTCTGTATGGGGACCACCCCAACCTTTTTATTGAAGATGCTTAAATCTCTTCACCAACAGCCTTGTCCATTCTCTTAGCATTTTGACGAGTCTTATTAAGCCTTGTAAGGTGTACACTTTCTTATAAAAGCTATGTTTGATTTTTGGATTCtccatttttttactgtttctgtttctcaggaactcaaataaataacaatgtttTGTTCCCAGGGCTTTCCAGCTATGTTGTTAGCAGGGTGTTACTGGCTCAATACAACACCTTCTATGTTCTCTTATATCATTTGCAGAGTTGAGTAAGAGCATAGGGTGGTAACAGTTTACAAAAAAATGGAACCAGTGGAAAGGGAAAAGTATGAACTAGCCAAGGTCAACTATTGGTAGATCGAAAATCTAGGTAACAAGCTCAGTGTTCAAAACCAAAATTTTGTCAGGAGGCACATATAATATGCATGTTAACTGAGCCAAAATGTAAGCTGATAGATGTgatcaaaaatatagaaaaaggttCATAGGGAAGAAAATGATGCACAAAAAATAATGCTAAAGAATATTTAGGTtgaatccacaaacttggacaaatgAGGAAGAGCAAGATACTGATGTTTTGTAGCATTCCAGAAACAGCATCATATGTTGTACACTCATGGCCATCCTGCCTAACGATGTCAAGCAACTGTCAAAACAACTGTTTTAAAATGGCATTGTGGGAAAACGTAATTTAAATATAACAAGGTTAAAATATGCATCAGACGGAGAAAAATAATGTGAGCACTGGATTCTTTGACTTCTAAAATACCCAAAATAAAtcttcaactgtttctttaggTCAATTAAAACTTCTAAACAATAAAGAGCAAAAGTCAAATCATGACACAGAAGTCTTCATGTATTCAAAATGAATTATATAGAGCAGTATTTTTCATAGTGGTGCACTGTGACAGCTACCTAGTGCCACTGAAactgaacctgagagggacaaaCTCCTCAGATTGTCGAGACCTGTCAGAGGTGGACAGAACTACCTGGAAAGGaaggcataaaagcagctctgcaaTCACTATGTTGCAGACACACCATCTAGAGCACATTATTCGCATCTCCTGGCAGCTAGAGTATATCTGACTGGGTGTGTGGTCGCCAGTGAGTCTCACAGGACTGGAGGACAGTGGGCATATGAGTCGACTCTGAGGCAGAGAGGGTCGAGCAAAAGGATGAAGCAGCTGGGAGAAGCCACTAAAGTGCTCACTAAGTTCCGTGTCTGTGAACGCTAATGTCGGAGCTGATTTTTTTACCAGCATTTTCCTGTAATCTTGCGATTTGGACAGTTGAGGATGTGTATGAAATATGATGTTTTTATGGTTAGTAGAATAGTTTTCTGCCTTGGGATATTACAAAAGGTGTGCAaccacagaaaaaaggttgggaaacactgatatagattaccaaaacttaaaagaaataatattattaaagcagaaaattaagaataataaacacaaaaaaaaaatccaatacaaatgagtaaaaaaaaatcaaagtaactAGCAAACAGTACCAAATTGCTCTTTAACCATCTGGAACCAATATATTAACCAATGACTATTGAATGATTTGAGAACAAGAATGACAACTAAAATGAATTACTGAAATGCTTCCTTAATGTCAATTCAATATACGAGTTGTTAATTGTAACCAttgttaataaaaagtcaactaaaAAGAAGTAAATTCAATACATTGCAAAGAACTGGAAAGCTTTTCTCTATACTTTTAAGCAAAAGTAATAGTAAACAAAAGGAAATGGTGGAAGAATAACAAATAGTCAAACACAGAATAAGAACTCAACACCAAAAAGTAATCTAGAATTCCTTAAATAGAAAACAACTGTAAAGGGCAGAACTGGAAAACTCTAAGTAAAAGTGAAGATTCTACTAGCTAGACTAGgcaatcaaaatgaaacaaaacaaaattcagaagAAACTTTGGCAGAGCTGAAGTCAAAAATTCAGCAAGCCAAATACTAAAGCTAGAGAATGAACATGAGGTGCAACTTTCAGATGCATTTGGGGACTTagtctaatctatactaataaaaggcaaagccctcactcactcactcactcactcactcactcactcactcactcatcactaattctccaacttcccgtgtaggtagaaggctgaaatttggcaggcttattccttacagcttacttacaaaaattgggcaggtttcatttcgaaattctacgcgtaagggtcataactggaacctatttttctacatataatgtaatggagttgagttggagatggcgtgggggttttagtgtgacatcatcacgcctcctacgtaagtacgtagagaacaaggaagaactccaaacagcaatgagcacaaaacgccatttcacaattgagaaggcagaaaaacattatgaagcaaatgatgcatacaagcatattcataagtacagctactgcagaaacaaagcacggcgtgaaccgtaagtttatattaaattaagttcatagacaggctgccactagcgtttgtaatttagtgcctgcccatataaggccgtccatcagcggcaatccaatacaaacactgccggtaaatattcacgggtgaaggactgtgcttatgcagaggaagatgagatggtcagggtggtgtttggcacaaactcattgaaactgcgagagaaacttttaagtgcgggtcttagctgacattacgagatggcaccagtacagctgggaaccttcgatgcaagaacaccaagcggctccgtgaactggcgcagtgcacagacaaaagcaacagttccaaagagtgctgaacaaaaaccgaattacacaattgagaaggcagcagaaaaatatgacgcgtctgatacatagaatcatattcataagtgcagctactgcggaaacaaagcacacggtggaaaaagtgaatgtccgctaaaggaagacagtgtaaaaaaaccgtgcatgcagtttgtcacatctcagataaagaggaagacgagctgtttattgatgcagtaagaactaatcgatgaatgaaacctcttatctttacagcgattgacaaacacggaatgtaacttgaacacaacacatcatacaaatacgacctgattgaaaaaataatgataatcaaatccttgatgacagcaacattcaataacactcacaaaacaattactgtatattgacaatcatgttacgttatttttaaaatgttcccttttcttttcataacttctacttctccactgcgatacgggtatatatataaatgtatatatatacccgatctacaatacatactctagcatagacaagccacgctgtggctaattgtagagtcttaagcctctaatgcgacattgaggttgattcgagagggatgcactgactatgtatgcgtgctaccgattcattttaccttagcatctccttggtttggggcgtatgaaaaatattaggttaactcagaatcatgttacgttatttttaaaatgtttccctttattagcacaagcacagctgagaagcttcgatgcatgtactccatagcgttaaaaataacgcatttaatcacactttcaattccaagcaagcgggaacttttgtcaatgcatgatttcctggtacatccattacactgatgcacacatcacagctacaaaaatgttagagtcggaataaagcgcgttcctacgactgatcatttcgactacccggcgaagccttgataaaagcatggttttgtgcacactgaaaagcaagcaaaattagatgcattacagaaagcggactttgtggctcttactggggatcattggacttccgtgaccgttagtaattctaaatacatctaattacaaaatgttcaatgatcacactgttttagcctaatgtacaaaataattttggctaatgttactcagagtttaaagattaagttggtcaaattaccttttatgtttctgacttattttttaagaagaaaaactgcactttatgttgaaattttggttattattatttaaagacaatactattctgaaaatgtacttaaagtacttaaactaccactttattttaagtctgcccaattttaaccagggatgatatttttgtttctgttttgaattcaaatgcagtttaaaggctttttttcagaaattaaaacagcttcagtttacaatattcatgtccatgtctattatttgattctgtcacccactaaaacccttttaaattaaaaaaaaacatttgcgatttggggcaaatttacgtgtcgattacatacgattaatcaagattaattcttacacagcctctaattaattggattaattttttaatagagtcccacctaatatatatatatgtggatatatatgtagatttgtatatatatgtgtatatacagtatatatgtagatatgtatatgtgtatatacagtatgtatatatgtgtgtgtgtatatatacagtatgtgtatatatgtatatatatatatatgtgtatatatatatatatatatatatatgtttatatatgtgtctgtgtatatatatatatatatatatatatatatatatatatatatgccagcaacactcatgacaatgacaaaacaattacattgtcaatcatgttacgttattattaaaatgtttccttttctttttacttctctgctgccaatcgcaggtattttgctatattatatatatgtatatatacagatatatataaatatatatatataaatagatagatatgacaacaacacccatatcaatgacaaaacaattacattaacaatcatcttacgttatttttaaaatgtttgcttttcttttcataacttctttaacacactacttctcgctgcggccgggtattctgctagtatattataaactagcaaaatacccagcttaGCTTACAGCaagtgttaaagtaatgaaaagaaaaaagaaacagctgaaaacaacgtaacatgatgtcaatgtaatgttttgtcactattatagtgttgctgtcatatatatatatatatatatacacacacatataaacatatatatatacatatccatacatatacacatatacacatatatatacacacacacatatatacatacacatatacagtatatacatatatacacatacatccacatatatatacatatatgtatatacatatatacatatacacacacatattatatatatatatatatatatataatctttggggttcgagcaactgttgctgggggtaccagaatccatcaaggaagatgaaatgaaaaacattattcgtacaaaatcttaatttatttatccattcctaaaaaattaaatgggcaggctatttattatcagtgcaatatgctgcttgttaaaggatgacttccgctcttacgtgcaagtctgtgtggatattatgaactatcgtatctgttcaagttctatttaaattttaaatagaaggaatttttatttagtcgacagaaatgtctttggtaggaatgtaagttaaatgtaggcatcattgtaacatttttcttcaccatagaaatgtaaagagtaaattcgccttacattccaaccaaagatatttatgTCGACTaaaaagaacttgaaaagatatattttttcgaatgtgatcgcacaattcagatcgagttgacgcgctctacatcgagcccgcgtgctattgtggttttaagcctgcgtgcctcaataagtcgccctccctcgctcttacttttttaccgttcatctaatgattacactgagtatggctttaccaaaacaatcattgatggcgaataaagtatccattattcataaagcttcaattctgatctgtatttctgcattaacgcatattttttcatacggcTCAAACCAAGGGatcgagggtaaaatgaatcgggaagctgatatatatgtatgtgtgtatatatatgtatatatatattgaaatagttttactgtgacataatgcaaagagtacacgacacgtgtttcgctctaattttggggtcataggcgtacatactcagtgcagcccctctcgggaatcgaaccttggacgtcggcactagaggcgaagcctcttccattgcgtcacggcatgtggtttgtttatttgagagtatgtagattggggtatatacccgccctttgcagcggagaagtagtgtgttaaagaagttatgaaaagaaaaggaaacattttaaaaacaacgtaacatgagtgtcaatatacagtaattgttttgtgagtgttatgagtgttgctgtcatcacacacacatatatacatacacatatacagtatatacatatatacacatacatccacatatatatacatatatgtatatacatatatacatatacacacacatattgtgtgtatatatatatatatatatctttggggttcgagcaactgttgctgggggtaccagaatccatcaaggaagatgaaatgaaaaacattattcgtacaaaatcttaatttatttatccattcctaaaaaattaaatgggcaggctatttcgtatcagtgcaatatgctgcttgttaaaaggatgacttccgctcttacgtgcaagtctgtgtggatattatgaactatcgtatctgttcaagttctatttaaattttaaatagaaggaatttttatttagtcgacagaaatgtctttggtaggaatgtaagttaaatgtaggcatcattgtaacatttttcttcaccatagaaatgtaaagagtaaattcgccttacattccaaccaaagatatttatgTCGACTaaaaagaacttgaaaagatatattttttcgaatgtgatcgcacaattcagatcgagttgacgcgctctacatcgagcccgcgtgctattgtggtttcgcctgcgtgcctcaataagtcgccctcccctcgctcttacttttttaccgttcatctaatgattacactgagtatggctttaccaaaacaatcattgatggcgaataaagtatccattattcataaagcttcaattgctgatctgtatttctgcattaaccgcatattttttcatacggctcaaaccaaggggatgcgagggtaaaatgaatcgggaagcgctgatatatatgtatgtgtgtgtatatatatgtatatatatattgaaatagttttactgtgacataatgcaaagagtacacgacacgtgtttcgctctaattttggggtcataggcgtacatactcagtgcagcccctctcgggaatcgaaccttggacgtcggcactagaggcgaagcctcttccattgcgtcacggcatgtggtttgtttatttgagagtatgtagattggggtatatacccgccctttgcagcggagaagtagtgtgttaaagaagttatgaaaaagaaaagggaacattttaaaaacaacgtaacatgagtgtcaatatacagtaattgttttgtgagtgttatgagtgttgctgtcatcaaggatttgattatcattatttctttcaatcaggttcgtatttgtaggatgtgttgtgttcaagttacattccgtgtttgtcaatcgttgtaaagatgacgggtttcattcatcgattcgtttcttgcTGCATCAATAAagagctcgtcttcctctttatctgagacgtgacacactgcatgcacgggtttttttttacactgtcttcctttagtgggacattgactttttccaccgtgtgctttgtttc
Proteins encoded in this window:
- the prl2 gene encoding prolactin 2 isoform X2; the encoded protein is MRRAPVLLLALMCLNVEFKVFSAPLCVHGDSGCHFISVSDLFNRVIQYSRRMHNLSSDLYSEFGEELMQVILQLLVAWIDPLLQFYQNIAHNKEFTNFSSSKVLEMSNMLHELKTGMEKLIQKMQVMGIISNSVNGLSPGESDLSSSASREVQPMNDYELLHCFRRDSNKIQNYLRILKCSIATEHAC
- the prl2 gene encoding prolactin 2 isoform X1 produces the protein MRRAPVLLLALMCLNVEFKVFSAPLCVHGDSGCHFISVSDLFNRVIQYSRRMHNLSSDLYSEFEKYFLPSKNHIGSATQNCPTAKISTPNNKDNALRAAGEELMQVILQLLVAWIDPLLQFYQNIAHNKEFTNFSSSKVLEMSNMLHELKTGMEKLIQKMQVMGIISNSVNGLSPGESDLSSSASREVQPMNDYELLHCFRRDSNKIQNYLRILKCSIATEHAC